DNA sequence from the bacterium genome:
GTGGAGCGCCACGGCGGCCGCGATCGCGACCAGCGCCGTCGCCGCCGGCCAGGCCGCGCTGCGGGCCCCGGCCAGCAGGGTGAGACGTCCTGCGAGCATCGGTCCTCCTTCTCGGTCGGGTCGGGTCGGCTACCGCGAAGGGCCCACCCCGGTCAACCCGGCCGATTTCCACCCTGACGCAGCAGCTCTTCCGCGTGCTCCTGCGCCTCGCGCGTCAGCCGCGCGCCACCCAGCATCCTCGCCAGCTCCGTCACCCGCTCCGAGTTCGAGAGCGGCTTGGCCGACGAGACCGTGCGTCCCTCCACCACGTCCTTCGCCACCATCACGTGATGCTCCGCGAAGGCGGCGATCACCGGCAGGTGCGTGACGTTCAGCACCTGGCGGCGACGCCCCAGCTGGCGGAGCTTCTTGCCGATGGTCTCGGCGACGGCCCCGCCGACGCCGGCGTCGACCTCGTCGAAGATCAGCGTCGCGCCGTGCTCCTCGGCCGCGGTGAGCGTCTTCAGGGCGAGCATGATGCGCGACAGCTCGCCGCCCGACGCCACCTTCGCCAGCGGGCGGAGCTCCTCGCCGCGGTTGGCGGCGAGATAGAACTCGACCTCGTCCCACCCGGTCGGCCACAGGGGCTTGTTCTCGCCCTCGGTGAAGCGGACCTGGAACCGCGCGCCGTCGAACGAGAGCTGCTTCAGCTCGGCGACGAGCGAGCGCTCGAGCGACATCGCCACGCGCCGCCGCTCGACCGACAGCCGTTTCGCCCACTCGCGCGCATCGCGCTCGGCAGCGTCGAGCGTGGCGACCAGCTCGTCGAGCGCCTCGTCGCCGCGCTCGAGCGCCTGGAGCTCGAGCACGACCTGGTCGCGGCGATGCACCAGCTCGTCGATGCCGACGCCGTACTTGCGCTTGAGACGGCCCAGCTCCGCGAGCCGGTCCTCGACCTGCTCGAGCCGCGCCGGATCGTGCTGGAGACCGCGCGTGTACTTGCCCAGCGCGGCGCCGGCCTCCTCGAGCTCGGCGAGCGCGCCTTCGACGAGGGTACGCACCGGCTCGACGGCCGCATCGACCTTCTCCGCTTCGCGCAGGAAGCCGAGCGCGCGCCCGATGGCGTCGACCGCCGCGCCGTCGTCGGAGTACAGCGTGCGCTCGGCCGAGCCGGCGAGCATGCCGAGCCGCTCGGCGTGCGCGAGACGCGTGCGCTCCGCCGTGAGCGCCGCCTCTTCCCCGGCCTCCGGGTTCGACTTCGCCAGCTCCTCGGCCTGGAAGCGCAGCAGCTCGGCGCGCTCGGTGACGGCGGCGCGGCTCTTCTTCGCGTCTTCCAACGCCTGCTTCGCCGCCGTGTACGTGGCGTGACGGCGGCGCATCTCCTCGACCGTGCTGGCGAGACCGCCGGCGGCGTCGAGCAGCTCGCGGTGGCTCTCCACCCGGCGCAGCGCCTGGTGCTCGTCCTGGCCGTAGACGCGGACGAGGTGCGGCGCGAGGTCGCGCAGCAGCGCCAGCGTGCCCATCGAGCCGTTCACGTAGCAGCGCGTGCGGCCTCCGGCCGCGATCACCCGGCGGATCACGAGGTCGTCGCCGCCGTCCTGGCCGGGGAGCCCGCCGGCCTTCAGGACCTCGCGCGCCGCCTCGGGGACGTCGGTGAACAACGCCTCGACGACGGCCTCGTCCTTGCCCGTGCGCACGAGATCCGCGTCGGGACGACCGCCGAGCGCGACGTCGAGCGCCTGGAGCAGGATCGACTTGCCCGCGCCCGTCTCGCCCGTGACGACGTTGAACCCGGGTTCGAGGATGAGCTCGATCTCGTCGATGATCGCGAGATCAGAGACGCGCAGCGCGCGCAGCATGACCGCCTCCGTGGTTCGTGCCCCAGCCCAGCTTCGAGCGCAGCACGTCGTAGTGGGTGCGATCCGGCGAGCGGATCAGCGACACCGCCGTCCGGGCACGCCGCACGACGATCGCGTCGCCCCCCTCGAGGGCCATGCCCTCCTGCCCGTCGACCGTGAGCACCACGTCCTGCTGCCGCGGCGCGACCTCCAGGCGAACGACCGAGTCGGGCCGCAGGACCATCGGCCGGTTCGTCAGCGTGTGCGGCGAGATCGGCGACACGAGGATGACCTCGACGGTGGGCTCGACGATCGGCCCGCCGGCCGACAGCGAATACGCCGTCGAGCCGGTCGGCGTCGCGACGATGACGCCGTCGGCGCGGTACTCCGCCAGCGGCAGGCCGTCGACCAGCATCGTGAAGCGGATGATGCGGGCGCGCGCGCCGTTGGCGATGACGACGTCGTTCAGCGCCCGCCACCGCTGCCGAGGCGCCCCCGGGCGCTCGAGCTCGGCGCGCAGCATCATGCGGCGTTCGACTTCGTAGTCGCCGGCGAGCACGCGCTGGAGCATCGGCAGCGCCTCGGCCTCGGCGATCTCGGTGAGATAGCCGAGCTCGCCCATGTTGACGCCCAGGATCGGCGTGTGCTGGTCGGCGCGGCGGGCGACCGAGAGGAGCGTCCCGTCGCCGCCCAGCACGACGATGAGGTCCACCCGCTGCGGGCGGGCGCTCTTCGGGCGCGGCGGCGCTTCCGGCGCGCCCGAGTCGTCGACCACGACGGCGATACGCCGGCGCCGCAGATACGCGTGCAGGCGCTGCGCGAGACGCACGGCACGGGGCCGGTCGCGCTTCACCACCAGGCCGACGGTCCGGATGCGCCCCATCTCCACCCCCAGGCGGGGCGCAGACGTACCACGCACCCCATGCCTGTTCCAGTCCGAAACCCGCGTGCTACACGAGACGTCATGGCGCAGCAGCCCGAGCTCTTCTCGCGTCCGGATCCCGCGCCCCGGCCTCCCGCCGCGCATGCCCCGCTCGCCGAGCGGATGCGGCCGCGGACGGTCGCGGAGTTCGTCGGCCAGCGCCACCTGCTCGCGCCGGGTCGCGTCCTGCACGACCTGCTCGCCGCGGGCACGCTCGAGTCGCTCATCCTCTGGGGCCCGCCCGGGACCGGCAAGACGACGCTCGCGCGCCTGCTCGGGGCAGCCAGCAACGCACCCACCGCGTCCTTCTCCGGCGTGCTCCACGGCATCAAGGAGCTGCGCCAGATCATCGACCAGGCCACCGACGAGCTGCGCCGCAGCGGCCGGCCCACCGTGCTGTTCGTCGACGAGATCCACCGCCTCAACAAGGCGCAGCAGGACGCCTTCCTGCCGCACGTCGAGGCGGGCACCGTCATCCTGATCGGCGCCACCACCGAGAACCCGTCCTTCGAGGTGATCCCGGCGCTGCTCTCGCGCAGCCGCGTGCTCGTGCTGGAGCCCCTCGCGGCGGACGACCTGGGCGACCTCGTCGACCGCGCGCTCGCCGACGCGGAGCGCGGGCTCGGCGGCCAGCGGCTGACGCTCGCGGGTGACGCGCGCGGCTTCCTTCTGGACCACGCCCAGGGCGACGCGCGCGTCGCGCTCGGCACCCTCGAGGTCGCGGGCCGCATCGCCGCGGGACGCCGCACGCGCACCCTCGACCTCGCGCTCCTCGAAGAGGCCGCGCAGCAGCGCGCGCTGCGCTACGACAAGGGCGGCGAGGAGCACTACAACGTCGTCTCCGCGTTCATCAAGAGCATGCGCGGCAGCGACCCCGACGCCGCCGTCTACTGGCTCATGCGGATGCTCGCTGCGGGCGAGGACCCGCTCTTCGTGGCCCGGCGCATGGTGATCTTCGCGGCCGAGGACGTCGGCAACGCCGAGCCGCAGGCGCTCGCGCTCGCGCTCGCCGCGAAGGACGCCGTCCACTTCGTCGGCCTGCCCGAGGGCCGCATCCCGCTCGCGCAGGCGGCGACCTACCTCGCCACCTGCCCCAAATCGAACGCCGCCTACGTGGCCATGAACGCCGCCGCCGCGGAGGTCGAACGCAGCGGTGCCTTGCCCGTGCCCATGCATCTCCGCAACGCGCCGACGCCGCTCATGAAGGGGCTCGGCTACGGCGCGGGCTACCAGTACGCCCACGACCAGCCGGATGCGGTCGCCGAGCAGGGCCACCTGCCCGAGGCGCTGGGCGAGGCCCAGTACTACGAGCCCACGGACCGTGGACACGAACGCGTCATCGCCGAACGGCTCGCCATCTGGCGCGCCGCCCGGCGCGGCAACCCGCCGCGCTGACCGCCACCACACCACCACCGCGTTCCACGCGAGCAAGCCCGGTGCCAGCGCCGAGCGCCCGCAACTCGGGGGATACCGTGCGCGGGACTGCACGCGCCTGAACGCGGTGTCAGCCGGTTGACCCTCGGGGACCGTAGCGCACCGCCGCGAGGACGAGTCCCTCGGGCGGGCACGTCTGCCCGGCGCGGGTCCGATCGCGCGCTGCGAGCAGGGCCGGCATGGCCGTCGCCGGCCGCTCGCCGAGCCCGATCTCGACGAGCGTCCCGACCACGTTGCGCACCATGTGCTTCAGGAAAGCGGTGGCCTCGATGCGCAGGAGGAGAATCGGCCCCTCGTCGACGAATCGGCATGCGAGCACGCGACGCACCGTCGACTGGACCGGCGCCGCGGGATCGGCGCCGCAGAAGGTCGCGAAGTCGTGCTCGCCGACGAGCTCCGCCGCCGCCGCCGCCATCGCCGCGACGTCGAGCGGGCGCGGATAGTGCCAGCACCAGCGTCGCCAGAACACCGACGGCGCGGACTCGCGCCAGATGCGGTACTCGTACACGCGGCTGCTGGCGTCGCGCCGCGGGTCGAACGCGTCGTCGACCAGGGTCACCTCGCGGATCGCGACGTCGTCGGGCGTGAGCGCGTTCAGGCTGCGCGACAGACGGCGGAGGTCGGGCGGCGCCGTGGTGATCGCGGCGGCGGCCACCTGGCCCCACGCGTGCACGCCCGCGTCGGTGCGCCCCGCACCGCGAACCCGCACCCGCTCGCGCAGCGCCGTGTGCAGGGCCTGCTCGAGCACGCCCTGCACCGTCGGGCCGTCGGGTTGCAGCTGCCACCCGAGGTACCGGGTGCCCTCGTACTCCACGAGCAGGCGCAGCTGCATCGCTGCGCCGGTCAGCGGTGATCGCGGACGAGGATCTCGGCGATCTGGACCGCGTTGAGGGCGCTGCCCTTGCCCACGTTGTCGATCGCGATCCAACACGCGAGTCCGTGCTCGACCGTGGGATCGATGCGCACGCGGCCGACGTGGGTGGCGCCGGTGCCGATGACGTCGGCCGGCGTGGGGTACGGATCGGCATCGCCCCGGTGCAGCACGATGCCGCGCGCGTCGCGCAGCAGCGCTGCGGCGGCGTCGGGCGGCAGCGCGCGCTCCGTCTCGATGGTGCAGTCGATGCCGGTGCCGAAGAAGGTCGGCACGCGCGCCGCGCCGACGTGGAGCCGCAGCGCGGGCTGCTCCAGCACGCGACGCACCTCGGCCAGGACCTGCACCTCGTGCGTCGTCGCACCGCCCGGCTCGAGCGCGCCGACCTGCGGCACGACGTTGAACGCGAGGTTGTGCACGAGCTTGTTGCGGCGGCTGCCCCGGCCGCTCAGCAACGCCGCCGACTGGCGCGCGAGCGCGTCGAGTGCCCGCCGGCCGCGCGGCGCGATGCTCTGGTAGGTGATGGCGGTCACGCGGCGCAGGCCGGCTTCGGCGAGGATCGGCGCCAGCACCACCGCGAGCCCGATCGCCGTGCTGCTCGGGCTGGCGACGATACCCTGCTCGCGCCACGCCGCGATCGCCGGCGCGTTCACCTCGGGCACCACGAGCGGAATGTGCGGGTCGAAGCGGAAGCGGCTCGAGGTGTCGATCACCGCCGCACCGGCGGCCGTCGCGGCGGCCGCCCACTCGCCCGCCAGCGCCGGCCCCCCGGAGAAGATCGCGACGTCGACGTCCTCGAACGCCTCCGCACGCACGAGGTCGACGCGTCCGCTTCGCTCGCCCTCCTCGAAGGGCGCACCGGCCGTGCGGGGCGAGCCCAGCAGGCGCAGCGCGCGCATGGGGAACTGGCGCTCGTCGAGGAGCCGAACGACCTCGCGGCCGGCGAGGCCCGCCGCGCCGAGAACCGCGACCGTGAGTGCGTCGTCGGCCATGGTGCTACCGCACCAGCCGATCGCGCACGAGCTTGCCCATCGCGCGGCAGCCGATCGTCGTCTCGCCGGCCTGCGCCAGGTCGGCCGTGCGATGGCCCTCGTCGAGCACGGCGGCGACGGCGGCCTCGATGGCGGCCGCAGCCGGTGCGCAGCCCAGCGAGTAGCGGCAGAGCATCGCCGCGGACAGGATCGCCGCGAGCGGATTCGCACGGTCCTGCCCGGCGATGTCGGGCGCCGACCCGTGGATCGGCTCGTAGAGCCCCGCGCAGCGCGTGCCGGGCGTCGGCGCGCCCGCGAGCGACGCCGACGGCAGCATGCCCATCGAGCCCGCCAGCATCGACGCCTCGTCGGTGAGGATGTCGCCGAAGAGGTTCTCCGTGGCGATGACGTCGAAGTCCTTCGGGCGACGGATGAGATGCATCGCCATGGCGTCGACCAGGACGTGCTCGAACTGCACGTCGGGGTAGTCGCGCGACACCTCCGTCGCGACCTCGCGCCACAGGCGCGACGACGAGAGCACGTTGGCCTTGTCGACCGACGTCAGCTTCTTCCGCCGCTGGCGCGCGAGCGCGAAGGACGCGTGCATGAGGCGCGCGACCTCGCCCTCGCCGTAGATCATGGTGTCGACCGCCTCGCGGTTGGGCGCCTCGCCGCGGCGCTCGCTCGGCTTGCCGAAGTAGACGCCACCCGTCAGCTCGCGCACGACTACGAGGTCGACGCCGTCGAGCGTCTCGGGCTTGAGCGTCGAGGACTCGACGAGCGCGGGCACCGTCCACACGGGGCGGAGGTTGGCGTAGACGTTGAGGCCCTTGCGCAGCCCGAGGAGCGCCTGCTCCGGCCGAACCTTCGCCTTCGGGTCGTCCCACTTCGGGCCGCCGACGGCGCCGAGGAGGACGGCGTCGGCCTGCCGGGCGCGGGCGAGCTCCGCAGCGGGGAGCGGCTCGCCGGTGGCGTCGATCGCGGCGCCGCCCACGACGCCCGGATCGAACCTCAGCGAGAAGTCGTGGCGCGGCGCCACCAGCTCGAGCACGGCCTGCGCCTCGGCCGTCACCTCCGGTCCGATGCCGTCCCCGGGAAAGACTGCGATGGTCGCCTTCGTGCTCACGGACCCACCTCGACCTGCGGATGCAGCTGGCGGTGCAGACGCCGGTACTCCAGCTTGTTCAGCGCGTTCAGATAGGCCAGCGCGCTGGCCTGGATGATGTCGGTGTGGCTACCCTGCCCGGTGACGGTGACGCCGTCCTCGGTGAGGAGGCAGCTCACCTCGCCCAGCGCGTCGGTGCCGCCGGTGATCGCCTTCACGGCGTAGCGGTCGAGGCGCGGGTGCTGCCCGGTGAGGTCGCCGATCACCTTGAAGCAGGCGTCGACCATGCCGTCGCCGGCGCCCGAGCCGGTGACCTCGTCGCCGTCGATCCTGAGCTTCACGGTCGCGTAGGGAACGGCCATGCTCGACGAGGTGACGTTCAGGTACACCAGCTCGTAGCGATCGCGGATGCCGGGGTGGCGCACCGACTCCTGCGCGACGAGGGCGATGATGTCCTCGTCGTAGACCGTCTTCTTCGCGTCGGCGAGCGCCTTGAAGGCGTCGAACAGGCGGTTCATGTCGACCGACGTCGTGTCGAGCCCCAGCTCGCGGATGCGGTTCACCAGCGCGTGGCGGCCCGAGTGCTTGCCCAGGACCAGGCGATTCGAGCTCAGCCCGACGTCTTCGGGATTCATGATCTCGTAGTTCTGCCGGTACTTGAGGACGCCGTCCTGGTGGATGCCGGCCTCGTGGGCGAAGGCGTTCTCGCCGACGATGGCCTTGTTCACCTGCACGGCGAGGCCCGTGATCTGCGTCACCAGGCGGCTCGTCGGGTAGATCTCCTGCGACACGATGCCGGTGTCGACGCCGAAGTGCGGGCCGCGCGTGCGCATGGCCATCACGACCTCTTCCATGGCGGTGTTACCGGCGCGCTCGCCGATGCCGTTGACGGTGCACTCGATCTGGCGGCAGCCGTTCTCGACCGCCGACAGCGAGTTGGCGGTCGCCAGCCCGAGGTCGTTGTGGCAGTGCGCGCTCCAGATCACCTCGTCGGCGCCCGGCACCCGCTCGCGCAGCATGCGGAACAGCTCCCCGTACTCGTGGGGCATGGCGTAGCCGGTGGTGTCGGGGACGTTGATGACGCGGGCCCCGGCCTCGATGACGGCCGTGAAGACCTCGACG
Encoded proteins:
- a CDS encoding 2-isopropylmalate synthase, with the translated sequence MDRVQIFDTTLRDGEQSPGATMNMEEKVAIARQLERLGVDVIEAGFAASSDGDFEAVRRVASAVTKPIVLSLARTREQDIDRAIAAVEKAKNPGIHIFIATSDIHLKHKLMMSRQDVRDAAVWAITRAKQHLDYVEFSAEDASRSDLDYLVEVFTAVIEAGARVINVPDTTGYAMPHEYGELFRMLRERVPGADEVIWSAHCHNDLGLATANSLSAVENGCRQIECTVNGIGERAGNTAMEEVVMAMRTRGPHFGVDTGIVSQEIYPTSRLVTQITGLAVQVNKAIVGENAFAHEAGIHQDGVLKYRQNYEIMNPEDVGLSSNRLVLGKHSGRHALVNRIRELGLDTTSVDMNRLFDAFKALADAKKTVYDEDIIALVAQESVRHPGIRDRYELVYLNVTSSSMAVPYATVKLRIDGDEVTGSGAGDGMVDACFKVIGDLTGQHPRLDRYAVKAITGGTDALGEVSCLLTEDGVTVTGQGSHTDIIQASALAYLNALNKLEYRRLHRQLHPQVEVGP
- the recN gene encoding DNA repair protein RecN, which gives rise to MLRALRVSDLAIIDEIELILEPGFNVVTGETGAGKSILLQALDVALGGRPDADLVRTGKDEAVVEALFTDVPEAAREVLKAGGLPGQDGGDDLVIRRVIAAGGRTRCYVNGSMGTLALLRDLAPHLVRVYGQDEHQALRRVESHRELLDAAGGLASTVEEMRRRHATYTAAKQALEDAKKSRAAVTERAELLRFQAEELAKSNPEAGEEAALTAERTRLAHAERLGMLAGSAERTLYSDDGAAVDAIGRALGFLREAEKVDAAVEPVRTLVEGALAELEEAGAALGKYTRGLQHDPARLEQVEDRLAELGRLKRKYGVGIDELVHRRDQVVLELQALERGDEALDELVATLDAAERDAREWAKRLSVERRRVAMSLERSLVAELKQLSFDGARFQVRFTEGENKPLWPTGWDEVEFYLAANRGEELRPLAKVASGGELSRIMLALKTLTAAEEHGATLIFDEVDAGVGGAVAETIGKKLRQLGRRRQVLNVTHLPVIAAFAEHHVMVAKDVVEGRTVSSAKPLSNSERVTELARMLGGARLTREAQEHAEELLRQGGNRPG
- a CDS encoding replication-associated recombination protein A — protein: MAQQPELFSRPDPAPRPPAAHAPLAERMRPRTVAEFVGQRHLLAPGRVLHDLLAAGTLESLILWGPPGTGKTTLARLLGAASNAPTASFSGVLHGIKELRQIIDQATDELRRSGRPTVLFVDEIHRLNKAQQDAFLPHVEAGTVILIGATTENPSFEVIPALLSRSRVLVLEPLAADDLGDLVDRALADAERGLGGQRLTLAGDARGFLLDHAQGDARVALGTLEVAGRIAAGRRTRTLDLALLEEAAQQRALRYDKGGEEHYNVVSAFIKSMRGSDPDAAVYWLMRMLAAGEDPLFVARRMVIFAAEDVGNAEPQALALALAAKDAVHFVGLPEGRIPLAQAATYLATCPKSNAAYVAMNAAAAEVERSGALPVPMHLRNAPTPLMKGLGYGAGYQYAHDQPDAVAEQGHLPEALGEAQYYEPTDRGHERVIAERLAIWRAARRGNPPR
- the leuB gene encoding 3-isopropylmalate dehydrogenase, which produces MSTKATIAVFPGDGIGPEVTAEAQAVLELVAPRHDFSLRFDPGVVGGAAIDATGEPLPAAELARARQADAVLLGAVGGPKWDDPKAKVRPEQALLGLRKGLNVYANLRPVWTVPALVESSTLKPETLDGVDLVVVRELTGGVYFGKPSERRGEAPNREAVDTMIYGEGEVARLMHASFALARQRRKKLTSVDKANVLSSSRLWREVATEVSRDYPDVQFEHVLVDAMAMHLIRRPKDFDVIATENLFGDILTDEASMLAGSMGMLPSASLAGAPTPGTRCAGLYEPIHGSAPDIAGQDRANPLAAILSAAMLCRYSLGCAPAAAAIEAAVAAVLDEGHRTADLAQAGETTIGCRAMGKLVRDRLVR
- the truA gene encoding tRNA pseudouridine(38-40) synthase TruA — encoded protein: MQLRLLVEYEGTRYLGWQLQPDGPTVQGVLEQALHTALRERVRVRGAGRTDAGVHAWGQVAAAAITTAPPDLRRLSRSLNALTPDDVAIREVTLVDDAFDPRRDASSRVYEYRIWRESAPSVFWRRWCWHYPRPLDVAAMAAAAAELVGEHDFATFCGADPAAPVQSTVRRVLACRFVDEGPILLLRIEATAFLKHMVRNVVGTLVEIGLGERPATAMPALLAARDRTRAGQTCPPEGLVLAAVRYGPRGSTG
- a CDS encoding aspartate-semialdehyde dehydrogenase, with the protein product MADDALTVAVLGAAGLAGREVVRLLDERQFPMRALRLLGSPRTAGAPFEEGERSGRVDLVRAEAFEDVDVAIFSGGPALAGEWAAAATAAGAAVIDTSSRFRFDPHIPLVVPEVNAPAIAAWREQGIVASPSSTAIGLAVVLAPILAEAGLRRVTAITYQSIAPRGRRALDALARQSAALLSGRGSRRNKLVHNLAFNVVPQVGALEPGGATTHEVQVLAEVRRVLEQPALRLHVGAARVPTFFGTGIDCTIETERALPPDAAAALLRDARGIVLHRGDADPYPTPADVIGTGATHVGRVRIDPTVEHGLACWIAIDNVGKGSALNAVQIAEILVRDHR
- a CDS encoding NAD(+)/NADH kinase; the encoded protein is MGRIRTVGLVVKRDRPRAVRLAQRLHAYLRRRRIAVVVDDSGAPEAPPRPKSARPQRVDLIVVLGGDGTLLSVARRADQHTPILGVNMGELGYLTEIAEAEALPMLQRVLAGDYEVERRMMLRAELERPGAPRQRWRALNDVVIANGARARIIRFTMLVDGLPLAEYRADGVIVATPTGSTAYSLSAGGPIVEPTVEVILVSPISPHTLTNRPMVLRPDSVVRLEVAPRQQDVVLTVDGQEGMALEGGDAIVVRRARTAVSLIRSPDRTHYDVLRSKLGWGTNHGGGHAARAARL